One Halalkalicoccus subterraneus genomic window carries:
- a CDS encoding Mov34/MPN/PAD-1 family protein, whose translation MGLFRSLFRPSEIIGIAADTLEFALSASEETHPDEYMGFLRGEDARSLGLDRDGTVITDVLVIPGTESGPTSATVRTNMIPNDRSAVGSIHSHPNGVLEPSDADLATFGRGTVHVIIGAPYRRNCWKAFDSSGESRELEVVDVSLPEERFFDFDQQDIDRELKAEDRPRW comes from the coding sequence ATGGGACTGTTCCGGTCGCTGTTTCGCCCCAGCGAGATCATCGGCATCGCGGCCGACACCCTCGAGTTCGCCCTTTCGGCCTCCGAGGAGACCCATCCCGACGAGTACATGGGGTTCCTCCGGGGTGAGGACGCCCGCTCGCTCGGGCTGGACCGGGACGGGACGGTCATCACCGACGTGCTCGTGATTCCCGGGACCGAATCCGGGCCGACGAGCGCCACCGTGCGAACGAACATGATTCCCAACGACCGCAGTGCCGTGGGCTCGATACACTCCCACCCGAACGGTGTGCTCGAACCCAGCGACGCCGATCTGGCGACATTCGGCCGTGGAACGGTCCACGTCATCATCGGCGCACCCTACCGCCGGAACTGCTGGAAGGCGTTCGACTCTTCGGGAGAGTCCCGCGAGCTGGAGGTGGTCGACGTCTCGCTGCCCGAGGAGCGGTTTTTCGACTTCGACCAGCAGGACATCGACCGTGAACTCAAAGCGGAGGACCGCCCGCGATGGTGA
- a CDS encoding DHH family phosphoesterase translates to MTANSGLASDDPVVHELRVACTVEDLDPDTRYLATINGVVEYGVFVDLSDEVSGLVHESALDSEADYEVGDRLVVTLDQVRENGDVAFSPTGIDPESATVEEVEHSYETTQTSDLATGESTHIEGEVVQIKQTGGPTIFQVRDESGIVPCTAFESAGVRAHPDVEVGDIVHVSGDVEEREGARQVEVETLSTLEGETRTAAEERLGEALAERAEPHEIEPLIEWPALDPMLSGLEEVARLIRRTVLEGRPIRMRHHADGDGMCAAVPVALAIERFIAEVHEDDDAAQHLLKRLPSKAPFYEMEDATRDLNYSLGDRARHGQKLPLLLMLDNGSTEEDVPAYETLAHYDIPIAAVDHHHPDPEAVEDLLAAHVNPYLHGEDYRITTGMLCVELARMIDPTITDELRHVPAVAGIADRSKADAMEQYLDLAREEGYDEADLEDVSEALDYAAHWLRYSAGRSLIADVLDVGSDTDRHAELVDFLAERARRDIDDQLEAAMPHLERDRLDNGAHLCRIDVENHAHRFTFPAPGTTTGEIHDRVVEETGDPVITIGYGPDFAVLRSDGVRLDIPQMVSELVEEIDGGGVSGGGHLVVGSIKFVAGMREQVLDALVEKMGEAEIDEALSSAETATDG, encoded by the coding sequence ATGACAGCGAACTCCGGGCTCGCAAGCGACGATCCGGTCGTCCACGAGCTACGTGTAGCGTGTACGGTCGAGGACCTCGACCCCGATACCCGCTATCTCGCAACGATCAACGGCGTCGTCGAATACGGCGTCTTCGTCGATCTCTCCGATGAGGTCTCCGGCCTCGTTCACGAATCGGCACTCGACTCCGAGGCCGACTACGAGGTCGGCGATCGGTTGGTCGTGACGCTCGATCAGGTCCGGGAGAACGGCGACGTCGCCTTCTCTCCGACCGGAATCGACCCCGAATCGGCGACGGTCGAGGAGGTAGAGCACAGCTACGAGACGACCCAGACGAGCGACCTCGCGACCGGCGAGTCGACCCACATCGAGGGCGAGGTCGTCCAGATCAAACAGACCGGCGGCCCGACGATCTTCCAGGTGCGCGACGAAAGCGGGATCGTGCCCTGTACCGCCTTCGAGTCCGCGGGCGTGCGTGCCCATCCCGACGTGGAAGTCGGCGACATCGTCCACGTCTCCGGGGACGTCGAGGAGCGCGAAGGTGCCCGGCAGGTCGAGGTCGAGACCCTCTCGACGCTCGAGGGCGAGACGAGGACGGCCGCCGAGGAGCGCCTCGGCGAAGCCCTCGCCGAGCGTGCCGAGCCCCACGAGATCGAGCCCCTCATCGAGTGGCCCGCCCTCGACCCGATGCTCTCGGGGCTGGAAGAGGTCGCCCGGCTGATCCGGCGAACGGTCCTCGAAGGCCGCCCGATCCGGATGCGCCACCACGCCGACGGCGACGGGATGTGCGCCGCGGTGCCCGTCGCGCTCGCCATCGAGCGCTTCATCGCGGAGGTCCACGAGGACGACGACGCCGCCCAGCACCTCCTGAAGCGCCTCCCGAGCAAGGCGCCCTTCTACGAGATGGAGGACGCCACGCGCGATCTGAACTACTCGCTCGGCGACCGCGCGCGCCACGGCCAGAAGCTCCCCCTCCTGTTGATGCTCGACAACGGAAGTACGGAGGAGGACGTACCCGCCTACGAGACGCTCGCCCACTACGACATCCCGATCGCCGCCGTCGATCACCACCACCCCGACCCCGAGGCCGTCGAGGACCTGCTTGCGGCCCACGTCAACCCGTATCTCCACGGCGAGGACTACCGCATCACCACGGGAATGCTCTGTGTCGAACTCGCGCGGATGATCGACCCGACGATCACCGACGAGCTCCGGCACGTCCCCGCGGTCGCGGGCATCGCGGACCGCTCGAAGGCCGACGCGATGGAGCAGTACCTCGACCTCGCCCGCGAGGAGGGCTACGACGAGGCCGACCTGGAGGACGTCAGCGAGGCGCTCGATTACGCCGCCCACTGGCTGCGCTACAGCGCCGGCCGGTCGCTCATCGCGGACGTCCTCGACGTCGGCAGTGACACTGACCGCCACGCCGAGCTCGTCGACTTCCTCGCCGAGCGCGCCCGGCGCGACATCGACGACCAGCTCGAGGCTGCCATGCCGCATCTCGAGCGCGATCGGCTGGACAACGGCGCACACCTCTGTCGGATCGACGTCGAGAACCACGCCCACCGCTTTACGTTCCCCGCACCCGGTACAACGACCGGCGAGATCCACGACCGGGTCGTCGAGGAGACGGGCGACCCCGTCATCACGATCGGCTACGGCCCCGACTTCGCCGTCCTCCGTTCCGATGGAGTTCGCCTCGACATCCCCCAGATGGTGAGCGAACTGGTCGAGGAGATCGACGGCGGTGGCGTCTCCGGCGGCGGTCACCTCGTCGTGGGATCGATCAAGTTCGTCGCGGGAATGCGCGAGCAAGTGCTCGACGCGCTCGTCGAGAAGATGGGTGAGGCCGAGATCGACGAGGCACTCTCGAGCGCCGAGACGGCCACGGACGGCTAA
- a CDS encoding M48 family metallopeptidase produces the protein MGRRTLAVLLGVVVLGGYLGVAYLLYRGLVFVVGGLDPITLLVALLVGTFVSGYLSYRFGTRGLLRSLDARPLGRDRAPRLHGRIDALCESMELDRPAVFVASLGAPNALAIGSSRRGALVLDVGLFELLSADELTGIVAHELAHIERDDGLVRTLVYASVQTALGVALIVAAPVILALTGLGYGLTLITGRRDNLALRLRAALGAAVGLVVFVLTALARARSRRREFAADDRAATITGDPLALARALRRIERASQPRIGPFRIPVEREESAVERVLSTHPATDERVERLAERANGHRIPVE, from the coding sequence ATGGGACGACGCACGCTCGCGGTCCTCCTCGGAGTCGTCGTTCTGGGGGGATATCTCGGTGTTGCTTACCTCCTCTACCGTGGTCTGGTGTTCGTCGTCGGCGGGCTCGACCCGATCACGCTGCTTGTGGCGCTACTCGTTGGCACCTTCGTTTCTGGCTACCTGAGCTACCGCTTCGGTACGCGGGGCCTGCTTCGAAGTCTCGACGCCCGCCCCCTGGGACGCGATCGTGCGCCCCGCCTCCACGGGCGGATCGACGCCCTCTGTGAGTCGATGGAGCTCGACCGCCCCGCGGTGTTCGTGGCGTCGTTGGGCGCGCCCAACGCCCTCGCGATCGGGAGCTCGCGACGGGGCGCGCTCGTCCTTGACGTCGGGCTGTTCGAGCTACTCTCGGCCGACGAACTGACGGGGATCGTCGCCCACGAACTCGCCCACATCGAGCGCGACGACGGGCTGGTCCGGACGCTGGTCTACGCGTCGGTCCAGACCGCGCTCGGCGTGGCGCTCATCGTCGCGGCGCCCGTCATACTGGCGCTCACGGGACTCGGCTACGGACTCACGCTGATCACCGGTCGCCGAGACAACCTCGCGTTGCGTCTACGAGCGGCCCTCGGTGCGGCCGTCGGCCTCGTCGTGTTCGTGCTCACGGCGCTTGCACGCGCACGCTCGCGTCGCCGGGAGTTCGCCGCCGACGACCGGGCCGCGACGATCACGGGCGATCCGCTCGCGCTCGCGCGGGCGCTCCGGCGGATCGAACGCGCCTCCCAGCCCCGCATCGGCCCGTTTCGCATCCCGGTCGAGCGTGAGGAGAGCGCGGTAGAGCGGGTGCTTTCAACTCATCCCGCCACCGACGAGCGCGTCGAGCGGCTGGCTGAGCGGGCGAACGGACACAGGATCCCGGTCGAATGA
- the purM gene encoding phosphoribosylformylglycinamidine cyclo-ligase, producing MSEDENDEEGLTYSGAGVDIADSEAATAALVSAVGQSDGDYAGLLDIGERYLALATDGVGTKLLVAEALGDYSTVGIDCIAMNANDLIAAGVEPVAFVDYLAVDEPDEATAEQVGEGLSAGAETAGIALVGGETAVMPEVVRGLDLAGTCAGLAPKEAIFEGEAKPGDTLVGWPSSGIHSNGLTLAREAATREGGYDEEFPYGGYETVGEALLEPTRIYTDLLVPMRAHGVRGAAHVTGGGWTNLDRLGDFTYVIDDPCPAQPVFEFVQSAGVSDEEMHRTFNMGTGFVAAVPDDGTAKALASDTDGRVIGRVEEGDEIAIRGLTL from the coding sequence ATGAGCGAAGACGAAAACGACGAGGAGGGGCTGACCTACTCGGGGGCGGGCGTCGACATCGCCGACAGCGAGGCCGCGACGGCGGCGCTGGTCTCGGCGGTCGGACAGTCCGATGGCGATTACGCGGGCCTGCTCGACATCGGCGAGCGCTATCTGGCGCTCGCGACCGACGGCGTCGGCACCAAACTGTTGGTCGCCGAAGCCCTCGGGGACTACTCGACCGTCGGGATCGACTGCATCGCGATGAACGCAAACGACCTGATCGCGGCGGGCGTCGAACCGGTCGCGTTCGTCGACTACCTCGCGGTCGACGAACCCGACGAGGCGACCGCCGAGCAGGTCGGCGAGGGGCTTTCAGCGGGGGCCGAGACGGCGGGGATCGCGCTGGTCGGCGGCGAGACGGCCGTGATGCCCGAGGTCGTCCGGGGGCTCGATCTCGCGGGGACCTGTGCGGGGCTGGCTCCCAAGGAGGCGATCTTCGAGGGGGAGGCAAAGCCGGGCGACACGCTGGTCGGGTGGCCCTCGTCGGGGATCCACTCGAACGGATTGACGCTGGCCCGCGAGGCCGCGACCCGTGAGGGGGGCTACGACGAGGAGTTCCCGTACGGGGGCTACGAGACGGTCGGCGAGGCGCTTTTAGAACCTACCCGGATCTATACCGATCTCTTGGTGCCGATGCGTGCCCACGGCGTTCGTGGTGCAGCCCACGTCACCGGCGGCGGGTGGACGAACCTCGACCGTCTCGGCGATTTTACCTACGTCATCGACGATCCCTGTCCGGCCCAGCCGGTCTTCGAGTTCGTCCAGTCGGCGGGCGTCTCCGACGAGGAGATGCACCGCACCTTCAACATGGGGACGGGCTTCGTCGCGGCGGTTCCCGACGACGGGACGGCCAAGGCGCTGGCTAGTGACACTGACGGTCGGGTGATCGGCCGCGTCGAGGAGGGCGATGAAATCGCTATTCGCGGCCTGACGCTCTAG
- a CDS encoding adenylyltransferase/cytidyltransferase family protein produces the protein MVRALAQGTFDLLHPGHVHYLEEAARMGEELYVIIARSSNVTHKDPPILDGRQRRDLVGALDVVDRALLGHESDIFVPIEEIDPDVIVLGHDQHHDDRAIERALDERGVDCSVRRASPREPAYDEELLSTGRIIDRVCEERC, from the coding sequence ATGGTGAGGGCGCTCGCACAGGGTACGTTCGACCTGCTACACCCGGGCCACGTCCACTACCTCGAGGAGGCCGCCCGGATGGGCGAGGAGCTGTACGTCATCATCGCCCGCAGCTCGAACGTCACCCACAAGGATCCCCCGATCCTCGACGGCCGCCAACGCCGGGATTTGGTGGGGGCTCTCGACGTCGTCGACCGGGCGCTGTTGGGCCACGAGTCGGACATCTTCGTCCCCATCGAGGAGATCGACCCCGACGTGATCGTGCTCGGTCACGACCAGCACCACGACGATCGGGCGATCGAACGGGCGCTCGACGAGCGCGGCGTCGACTGTTCGGTGCGCCGGGCCTCGCCGCGCGAACCGGCCTACGACGAGGAACTCCTCTCGACGGGCCGGATCATCGACCGGGTCTGCGAGGAACGCTGCTAA
- a CDS encoding zinc metalloprotease: protein MSAIRGIRFGDREIKDLLIAWVALGVAFALFFAGGAAGVQRGGFLPLLLISMLTAGVGFLLHELAHKVVAVRFGQRAAFRADYSMLGLAVVSAMAGFIFAAPGAVYHRGRITKRQNGLIAVAGPVTNLVLALLFAPLLLVPVEFVFRLGLYGVGINLLLAAFNMIPFGPLDGKTVLSWSLPVFALTFVVSLALALGAATVLFF from the coding sequence ATGAGCGCGATCCGCGGGATCCGCTTCGGTGATCGGGAGATCAAGGACCTCCTGATCGCGTGGGTCGCTCTCGGAGTCGCGTTCGCGCTGTTTTTCGCCGGCGGGGCGGCCGGCGTCCAGCGCGGCGGGTTCCTTCCGCTCCTGCTCATCAGCATGCTCACCGCCGGCGTCGGGTTCCTGCTTCACGAACTCGCCCACAAGGTCGTCGCGGTGCGCTTCGGCCAACGGGCGGCGTTCCGGGCCGACTACAGCATGCTCGGACTCGCGGTCGTAAGCGCAATGGCCGGGTTCATCTTCGCGGCCCCCGGCGCGGTGTATCACCGCGGTCGGATCACGAAGCGCCAGAACGGGCTGATCGCGGTGGCCGGTCCCGTGACGAACCTCGTGCTTGCACTGCTGTTCGCGCCGCTGCTTCTGGTCCCCGTCGAGTTCGTCTTCCGGTTGGGTCTGTACGGCGTCGGAATCAACCTCCTACTGGCGGCGTTCAACATGATCCCCTTCGGCCCGCTCGACGGCAAGACGGTCCTCTCGTGGAGCCTGCCCGTCTTCGCGCTCACGTTCGTAGTGAGTCTCGCGCTCGCGCTCGGGGCGGCCACGGTCCTCTTCTTCTGA
- a CDS encoding TraB/GumN family protein: protein MTDRQVPREAAEGSIRLVGTAHISADSVAEVEETIERERPDVVAVELDEGRYRQLKGDLPDDLDAGDLLRGNTVFQFLAYWMLSYVQTRLGERFDIEPGADMRAAVETAEGLGLGVALVDREIQTTIQRFWARMTLLEKLKLVGSLFLGLFGFGSGEEEELDMSELTDADVVTAMMAEFRRFSPGGAEALIDERDAYIAHKLLALRDGGHDVLAVVGAGHREGIERYLANPESLPPMESLVGQQKGRRFSIYKAVGFLIALAFLAFFFLLVMAGTQNDFLLRVFAAWFLFNGAFAFALAKLAGAHWPSATVGGAIAWMTSVNPLLAPGWFAGYVELRYQQVNVADIGQLNEILADEESPIPDLLKRMLDVPLFRLIAVVAATNVGSIIATLLFPLVVLPWLATDIGGVGAIGDLMIEGARNSAELIWGAFT, encoded by the coding sequence ATGACCGATCGGCAGGTGCCACGCGAGGCGGCCGAGGGTTCGATCCGCCTCGTCGGCACCGCCCACATCTCCGCCGACAGCGTCGCCGAGGTCGAAGAGACCATCGAGCGCGAGCGCCCCGACGTCGTCGCCGTCGAACTCGACGAGGGACGCTATCGCCAGCTGAAGGGCGATCTCCCGGACGATCTCGACGCCGGCGACCTGCTTCGGGGCAACACCGTCTTCCAGTTCCTCGCCTACTGGATGCTCTCGTACGTCCAGACCCGGCTGGGCGAACGTTTCGACATCGAACCGGGTGCGGACATGCGTGCGGCCGTCGAGACGGCCGAGGGGCTCGGGCTGGGCGTCGCACTCGTGGACCGGGAGATCCAGACGACCATCCAGCGCTTCTGGGCGCGGATGACGCTGCTCGAGAAGCTCAAGCTCGTCGGCAGCCTGTTTTTGGGCCTGTTCGGCTTCGGCTCCGGCGAGGAGGAGGAACTCGACATGTCGGAGCTGACCGATGCCGACGTGGTGACGGCGATGATGGCGGAGTTCCGTCGATTCAGCCCGGGCGGGGCCGAGGCGCTGATCGACGAGCGCGACGCCTACATCGCCCACAAGCTGCTCGCGCTCCGCGACGGGGGCCACGACGTGCTCGCCGTCGTCGGCGCGGGCCATCGGGAGGGGATCGAGCGCTATCTGGCGAACCCCGAGAGCCTGCCGCCGATGGAATCGCTCGTCGGGCAACAGAAGGGACGCCGATTTTCGATCTACAAGGCCGTCGGCTTCCTGATCGCGCTCGCGTTTCTGGCCTTCTTCTTCCTGCTCGTGATGGCCGGCACACAGAACGACTTCCTGCTGCGGGTCTTTGCGGCGTGGTTCCTCTTCAACGGCGCCTTCGCGTTCGCGCTCGCGAAGCTCGCGGGCGCACACTGGCCGAGCGCGACCGTCGGCGGCGCGATCGCCTGGATGACCAGCGTCAACCCCCTGCTCGCACCGGGCTGGTTCGCGGGCTACGTCGAACTGCGCTACCAGCAGGTGAACGTCGCCGATATCGGGCAACTGAACGAAATCCTCGCCGACGAGGAGAGCCCGATTCCGGACCTACTCAAACGGATGCTCGACGTGCCGCTGTTCCGGCTGATCGCGGTCGTCGCCGCGACGAACGTCGGGAGCATCATCGCGACGCTGCTGTTCCCGCTGGTCGTGTTGCCGTGGCTCGCCACGGATATCGGTGGCGTGGGCGCGATCGGCGACTTGATGATCGAGGGCGCGAGAAACAGTGCTGAACTCATCTGGGGGGCGTTCACATGA
- a CDS encoding phospholipase D-like domain-containing protein: protein MSRARPLLVCLLVIACLGVASVAAAPAEPTLVEVYPNTNHDGNAGEYVVIDFPDGSDPSAFSLTDGETTTPLGNGTVSGPVAFSRSPEITREKVDVPVFELPEHFAMAQSGETIRLHRGSELVDETTYERASPSERWVLTDAGWEWRARGATAFEARDHSAERATAFALPDSPEVPIETLASADERLYLAGYSFHSEPASEALIAAHDRGVEVRVLVDGTPVGGQTEAEADALDQLVEAGIDVRVFDGPATRYRFHHPKYAVVDDRALVLTENWKPTGTGGGSSRGWGVVVDDRRTMVGSINWNANSVENNREVAVIVDSEGVASHFAAVFDADWGGESEGSIPVGIGLGVAAAVGVAVVVGSRVLRFEG, encoded by the coding sequence GTGTCACGGGCACGTCCCCTCCTCGTCTGTCTGCTCGTCATCGCCTGTCTCGGTGTCGCGAGCGTCGCCGCCGCGCCGGCCGAGCCGACTCTCGTCGAAGTCTACCCCAACACCAACCACGACGGCAACGCCGGCGAGTACGTCGTCATCGACTTTCCCGACGGAAGCGATCCCTCGGCGTTCTCGCTGACCGACGGGGAGACGACCACGCCGCTCGGCAACGGAACCGTCTCCGGGCCCGTCGCGTTCTCGCGCTCCCCGGAGATCACCCGCGAGAAGGTCGACGTCCCGGTCTTCGAACTCCCCGAACACTTCGCGATGGCCCAGTCGGGCGAGACGATCCGTCTCCATCGTGGCTCCGAACTCGTCGACGAGACGACCTACGAGCGCGCGTCCCCGAGCGAGCGGTGGGTGCTCACGGACGCCGGCTGGGAGTGGCGGGCGCGCGGTGCGACCGCGTTCGAGGCGCGCGATCACTCTGCGGAGCGGGCGACGGCCTTTGCCCTGCCCGACTCGCCCGAGGTCCCGATCGAGACTCTCGCGAGCGCCGACGAGCGCCTCTATCTGGCGGGCTACTCGTTTCACTCCGAACCCGCGAGCGAGGCGCTCATCGCGGCCCACGACCGGGGCGTCGAGGTACGCGTGCTCGTCGACGGGACGCCCGTCGGCGGCCAGACCGAGGCGGAGGCCGATGCCCTCGATCAGCTCGTTGAGGCGGGGATCGACGTCAGGGTCTTCGACGGCCCCGCGACCCGCTATCGGTTCCATCACCCCAAATACGCCGTCGTGGACGACCGGGCGCTCGTCCTCACGGAGAACTGGAAGCCGACCGGAACGGGCGGGGGATCGAGTCGCGGTTGGGGCGTCGTGGTCGACGACCGCCGGACGATGGTCGGGAGCATCAACTGGAACGCGAACTCGGTCGAGAACAACCGCGAAGTGGCCGTGATCGTCGATAGCGAGGGGGTAGCGAGCCACTTCGCGGCGGTTTTCGATGCCGACTGGGGTGGCGAGAGCGAGGGATCGATCCCCGTCGGGATCGGCCTCGGGGTCGCCGCCGCGGTCGGCGTCGCGGTGGTAGTCGGCTCGCGCGTGCTCCGGTTCGAGGGTTAG